A genomic region of Raphanus sativus cultivar WK10039 chromosome 6, ASM80110v3, whole genome shotgun sequence contains the following coding sequences:
- the LOC108805724 gene encoding threonine dehydratase biosynthetic, chloroplastic, whose protein sequence is MDSVRLPTAPSSLRTQMLPHHLHHIPLHPCNRRGNLRFKPVIIGITLPRNHVSPLAVLTRDDETTSVAAPPPLDSPPPQPRLKVSPNSLQYPAGYLGAVPERAASDPENGSIAEAMEYLTNILSTKVYDVAIESPLHLAKKLSERLGVRLFLKREDLQPVFSFKLRGAYNMMVKLPAEQLAKGVICSSAGNHAQGVALSAAKLGCTAVIVMPRTTPEIKWQSVENLGATVVLVGDSYDEAQTFAKQRAEEEGLTFIPPFDHPDVIAGQGTVGMEITRQAKGPLHAIFVPIGGGGLIAGIASYVKRVCPEVKIIGVEPADANTMALSLHHGERVILDQVGGFADGVAVKVVGEETFRISRKLVDGVVLVTRDAICASIKDMFEEQRNILEPAGALAIAGAEAYCKYYGLKDVNVVAITSGANMNFDKLRIVTELANVGRQQEAVLATILPEKPGSFKQFCELVGPVNITEFKYRCGSEKESVVLYSVGVHTAGELKALEKRMESSQLRTRNLTTSDLVKDHLRYLMGGRSSVEEEVLCQFTFPERPGALMNFLDSFSPRWNISLFHYRAEGGAGANVLVGIQVPEQEMIEFRNRAQVLGYEYVLVSEDTVFKLLMH, encoded by the exons ATGGATTCCGTCAGGCTTCCAACGGCTCCTTCCTCTCTCCGTACCCAAATGCTACCCCATCACCTTCACCACATTCCTCTACATCCTTGCAATCGCCGCGGCAACCTCCGGTTTAAACCGGTTATCATCGGAATCACTCTACCTCGAAACCACGTCTCTCCGTTAGCCGTTCTCACCCGAGACGACGAAACAACCTCCGTGgctgctcctcctcctctggaTTCTCCTCCGCCGCAGCCGCGTCTCAAGGTCTCTCCTAACTCGCTGCAGTACCCCGCCGGTTACCTCGGCGCGGTTCCTGAGCGCGCCGCGAGCGATCCGGAGAACGGAAGCATCGCCGAGGCGATGGAGTATCTGACGAATATACTCTCCACCAAGGTTTACGACGTGGCGATCGAGTCGCCACTCCACTTGGCTAAGAAGCTTTCGGAGAGGTTAGGTGTTCGCTTGTTCCTCAAGAGAGAAGACTTGCAACCT GTGTTCTCGTTTAAGCTTCGTGGAGCTTACAACATGATGGTGAAGCTTCCAGCTGAGCAATTGGCAAAAGGAGTGATCTGCTCTTCAGCTGGAAACCATGCTCAAGGAGTTGCTTTGTCTGCTGCTAAACTCGGCTGCACAGCTGTGATTGTTATGCCTCGCACAACTCCAGAGATCAAG TGGCAATCTGTGGAGAATTTGGGTGCGACGGTTGTTCTTGTTGGTGATTCGTATGACGAAGCACAGACGTTTGCTAAGCAACGAGCTGAGGAAGAAGGTTTGACGTTTATACCTCCTTTTGATCACCCTGATGTTATTGCCGGACAAGGGACTGTCGGGATGGAGATCACAAGGCAAGCTAAAGGTCCATTGCATGCTATATTTGTCCCcattggtggtggtggtttgaTAGCTGGTATTGCTTCTTATGTGAAGAGAGTTTGTCCCGAG GTGAAGATCATTGGTGTAGAGCCAGCTGATGCAAACACTATGGCGTTGTCGCTGCATCACGGCGAGAGAGTGATACTAGACCAGGTTGGGGGTTTTGCAGATGGTGTAGCAGTCAAAGTAGTTGGTGAAGAGACTTTTCGTATATCCAGAAAGCTGGTGGATGGTGTTGTGCTCGTCACTCGTGATGCTATCTGTGCATCAATAAAG GATATGTTTGAGGAGCAACGGAACATATTAGAACCAGCAGGTGCGCTTGCGATCGCTGGAGCTGAAGCGTACTGTAAATATTACGGTCTGAAGGACGTGAATGTTGTAGCCATAACCAGTGGTGCGAACATGAACTTTGACAAGCTGAGGATTGTCACGGAGCTCGCTAATGTCGGTAGGCAACAGGAGGCTGTTCTTGCTACTATCTTGCCTGAAAAACCTGGAAGCTTTAAGCAGTTCTGTGAATTG GTTGGACCAGTGAACATAACTGAGTTCAAGTATAGATGTGGGTCGGAAAAGGAATCTGTTGTACTATACAG TGTTGGAGTGCACACAGCCGGAGAGCTGAAAGCACTAGAGAAGAGAATGGAATCTTCTCAGCTCAGAACTAGGAACCTCACGACCAGTGACTTAGTAAAAGATCACCTGCGTTACTTG ATGGGTGGAAGATCAAGTGTTGAAGAAGAGGTTCTCTGCCAGTTCACCTTCCCAGAGAGACCTGGTGCTCTGATGAACTTCTTGGACTCTTTCAGTCCCCGTTGGAACATTAGCCTTTTCCATTACCGCGCAGAG GGTGGGGCAGGTGCAAATGTGTTGGTCGGAATCCAAGTGCCGGAACAAGAAATGATTGAGTTCAGAAACCGAGCTCAAGTTCTTGGATACGAGTACGTCTTGGTAAGCGAAGACACTGTTTTCAAGCTTCTTATGCACTGA